The Triticum aestivum cultivar Chinese Spring chromosome 7B, IWGSC CS RefSeq v2.1, whole genome shotgun sequence genome window below encodes:
- the LOC123158919 gene encoding E3 ubiquitin-protein ligase CIP8 — translation MASPYLLHRLTADEIFQTLEASSSTSSSCYDAFVPVFRPDPSSSSLSVSAADRVRSQFLSVERDLFHDALVAPRNDDLGFPEENDEEEEASIRWDCFQLDEEEEPDLPLEASVSAEEFDWEEVAFASGPLVENPEPDWEMLGDMPPSAPAGANEGFVYTSDREAYEVLVAVGDGLFLTNKPPAARSAVKALPSAILAAGEEGEGEECSVCKDGVVAGERVKMMPCSHRYHEDCILPWLEVRNSCPLCRFELPTDNPKYETWKAGRAMAT, via the coding sequence ATGGCTTCTCCGTATCTCCTTCACCGTCTCACCGCCGACGAGATCTTCCAAACTCTAGAGGCTTCCTCCTCCACGTCCTCCTCATGCTACGATGCCTTCGTGCCGGTGTTCCGCCCAGatccctcgtcctcctccctgtCGGTGTCGGCGGCCGACCGCGTCCGGAGCCAGTTCCTCTCTGTGGAGCGCGACCTCTTCCACGACGCACTCGTCGCACCCCGGAATGACGACCTCGGCTTCCCCGAGGagaacgatgaggaggaggaggcctcgATCCGGTGGGATTGCTTCCaattggacgaggaggaggagccagaTCTGCCGCTGGAGGCTTCCGTATCAGCCGAGGAATTCGACTGGGAGGAAGTCGCGTTCGCCTCCGGACCCTTGGTAGAGAATCCGGAGCCCGATTGGGAGATGCTCGGCGACATGCCGCCCAGCGCTCCCGCCGGCGCCAACGAGGGTTTCGTGTACACCTCTGACAGGGAGGCCTATGAGGTGCTCGTCGCTGTTGGCGATGGGCTTTTCCTCACCAACAAGCCGCCGGCAGCCAGGTCGGCTGTCAAGGCGCTCCCatccgccatcctcgccgccggcgaggaaggggaggGAGAGGAGTGCTCCGTGTGTAAGGACGGGGTTGTGGCGGGGGAGCGCGTCAAGATGATGCCTTGCTCCCATCGGTACCATGAGGACTGCATCCTTCCATGGCTTGAGGTGCGCAACTCCTGCCCGCTCTGCCGCTTTGAGCTGCCGACCGACAATCCCAAGTACGAGACCTGGAAGGCTGGACGAGCCATGGCTACCTGA
- the LOC123160055 gene encoding uncharacterized RING finger protein P8B7.15c isoform X2, giving the protein MDMELPQHTMEGLELLLTAGAPRTGGKTNAPPDLLLPGSPLLHGRRKVIEDGSLASNRSVVTESVSKSCSSAEVKDEDVAIAVVIDAAELKWEEQSFRRGQAPGRFTSGRHNGHGSSEREAPPPGYVCRSYGVPGHFIQHCPQENQTPPPGYTCYRCRVPGHFIQHCPTIGGSRAVYIYCDTLNIRTMWTKLACGCTKAKVPLIKG; this is encoded by the exons ATGGACATGGAGCTCCCACAACACACCATGGAAGGCCTGGAGCTCCTTCTCACGGCAG GTGCACCGCGTACAGGAGGGAAGACCAACGCTCCTCCGGATCTGCTTCTTCCCGGGTCGCCGTTGCTCCACGGAAG GCGGAAAGTCATAGAAGATGGCTCATTAGCTTCAAACAGATCAGTGGTTACTGAATCAGTCTCAAAATCTTGTTCCTCCGCAGAAGTGAAAGATGAAGATGTTGCAATTGCAGTTGTGATTGATGCAGCTGAACTTAAATG GGAAGAGCAGTCATTTAGGAGAGGACAAGCTCCTGGAAGGTTTACATCAGGACGCCATAATG GCCATGGATCATCAGAAAGGGAGGCACCTCCACCCGGCTATGTGTGCCGCAGCTACGGAGTTCCAGGCCATTTCATTCAACATTGCCCACAGGAAAACCAGACGCCTCCACCTGGATATACCTGCTACAGATGTCGGGTTCCAGGGCATTTTATTCAGCATTGCCCAACCATTGGCGGTTCCAGGGCAGTTTATATTTACTGTGAT ACTCTGAACATCAGGACCATGTGGACTAAACTTGCATGTGGGTGCACCAAGGCGAAGGTCCCACTCATCAAGGGATAA
- the LOC123160055 gene encoding replication protein A 70 kDa DNA-binding subunit C isoform X1 gives MARPSRRGGRLARSFPPLYLSLGGRRPSSAPAMAPDPHPQPRRRHPWSDRVLLLHGHGAPTTHHGRPGAPSHGAPRTGGKTNAPPDLLLPGSPLLHGRRKVIEDGSLASNRSVVTESVSKSCSSAEVKDEDVAIAVVIDAAELKWEEQSFRRGQAPGRFTSGRHNGHGSSEREAPPPGYVCRSYGVPGHFIQHCPQENQTPPPGYTCYRCRVPGHFIQHCPTIGGSRAVYIYCDTLNIRTMWTKLACGCTKAKVPLIKG, from the exons ATGGCGCGACCGAGCAGGCGAGGAGGGAGACTAGCTAGGAGTTTcccccctctctatctctctcttggGGGGCGCCGCCCTTCATCTGCTCCCGCGATGGCGCCGGATCCACATCCACAGCCACGGCGCCGGCACCCATGGAGTGACCGTGTGCTTCTTCTCCATGGACATGGAGCTCCCACAACACACCATGGAAGGCCTGGAGCTCCTTCTCACG GTGCACCGCGTACAGGAGGGAAGACCAACGCTCCTCCGGATCTGCTTCTTCCCGGGTCGCCGTTGCTCCACGGAAG GCGGAAAGTCATAGAAGATGGCTCATTAGCTTCAAACAGATCAGTGGTTACTGAATCAGTCTCAAAATCTTGTTCCTCCGCAGAAGTGAAAGATGAAGATGTTGCAATTGCAGTTGTGATTGATGCAGCTGAACTTAAATG GGAAGAGCAGTCATTTAGGAGAGGACAAGCTCCTGGAAGGTTTACATCAGGACGCCATAATG GCCATGGATCATCAGAAAGGGAGGCACCTCCACCCGGCTATGTGTGCCGCAGCTACGGAGTTCCAGGCCATTTCATTCAACATTGCCCACAGGAAAACCAGACGCCTCCACCTGGATATACCTGCTACAGATGTCGGGTTCCAGGGCATTTTATTCAGCATTGCCCAACCATTGGCGGTTCCAGGGCAGTTTATATTTACTGTGAT ACTCTGAACATCAGGACCATGTGGACTAAACTTGCATGTGGGTGCACCAAGGCGAAGGTCCCACTCATCAAGGGATAA